From Malaciobacter mytili LMG 24559:
ATTTATCTAAAGCCTTTACACTTTCAACTTCTTTATAATTTGAAGCAATTGAAGTAAAAACTTTTGGATTTAAAATCGTTTCATAAGTAAAAAGTACATCTTGTGAAGTAACTTGTACCCCATCATGCCAAAATACATCTTCTCTTAGTTTAATAATAAGTTTTGTTTCATTTTCAAAATAATATGATTTTGCAATATCTGTTGTAATATTTGCATCTTTATCATATTTTAATAGACCATTAAAAAGCCATTGAGAGATTTCACTACTTGCCGTATCATTAGATAAGATAGGATTTATTCTACTAGGGCTTGAAGTAATTGAAAGATTTAATGTACTTGCAAATAAAAAATTAAAAAATAAAGCTATTAATAGTATATGTTTTTTCATAAGATATTTTAGTATTTTTTTTTAAAAAAGTGCATAAAAAAAGGAAGCAAAATTTTGCTTCCTTTGTAAAAAAATAGTATTGATAAAAAAATATTATCTTTTTGAGAACTGCGTAGATTTTCTCGCTTTTTTCTTTCCGTATTTTTTTCTTTCAACAGATCTTGCATCTCTTGTTAATAATCCATAAGGTTTTAAGATTGTTCTAAATTGCTCATCATAAGCAACTAATGCTCTTGAAATACCATGTCTTACAGCATCAGCTTGTGCAGAGTATCCTCCACCTAAAGTTTTAACAATTACATTTACAGAAGTTTCTTGTTTTGCTACTTCTAATGGTTGCATAACTCTTTTTTTGATTGATTCTAATCCACCTAACCATGCATCTAAAGATTGACCATTAATTGTAAGTTGACCATTACCATTTTCTAGCCATACTTTTGCGATAGCTGTTTTTCTTCTACCTGTTGCGTAAACTTTTGCCATTAGTCTTATCCTTTAATTTGCGCAGTATGAGGATGCTCAGAACCTGCATATACTTTTAATTTTTTTAACATTGTTTTACCAAGAGTAGTTTTAGGTAACATACCTCTTGTTGCTAATTTATATAATTTTTCTGGATTTTTTTCAAACATTTCAGACATTTTGTGAGTTTTAGTACTTCCAAAATAACCTGAGTGTGTAAAGTAGTTTTTAGTCTCTAATTTAGTTCCAGAAAATTTAGCTTTAGATGCATTGATAATTACAACATAATCTCCACAATCTACGTGAGGAGTATAAGAAGGTTTATGTTTACCTCTTAAGATAGTAGCAACTTCAGTAATAATTCTACCAAATACTTTATCAGTTGCATCTACTACTACCCAATCTCTCTCGATTTCGTTAGCTTTTGCCATTTGAGTAAATTTCATTTATTTCTCCGATTTGATTAATGAGGTGGAATAATATACTAATAAAACTTAATAAATACTTAATTTAAGTATATTTTAATATTTTATTATAAATTCAGAGCCTTTATGAATTTCACTTTTAATTTCAAGCTTAAAATTATGTAGTGATAAAATAGAATGAACAATAAAAAGTCCTAATCCTAAAGAGTTATTCCAACCGTTTTTTGATACTCTATAAAACTTTTTATTAATCTTATTTAACTCTTTTTCTTCTATTCCAATACCTTTATCAATTATACTTATTGACTCTTGTGTTAAAATAACTTTAACATTATCTTCTGAATACTTTAAGGCATTTTCTATTAGATTTCCTATTGCTATTTCCATTAAGGTTTCATCTGCTTTTATTTTTATATCATTACCTTCAATAGTTACTTCATGATCTTTATATTTATCTTTTAAATCAGAAACTACTCTTTCACAAATTTTTTTTATTGAACAAGTTGTAAATAAAGTTTGTTGTTTTCCCTCTTCAAGTTTTAATGATAGTCTTAATTTATCAATAATTTGAGACATTTTTTCACCATTTGAACGAATTTTATTTAAAAACTTCTCTCTCATACTATTTGGCAAATCTGTATCATTTAATAAAGTCTCACTATATCCTGAAATAATAGCAATAGGATTTTTAAATTCATGGGAGATAGCTGAAATAATCTCATCTTTTTGTCTATTTGCTAGTTTTAATTTTGCAGTTTGTTTTGCTTTTTGTTTCTCTTTTTTTGCTAATTTTAAAGCAACCTTATTTAAGAATCTAGTTATTTTATTAAACTCTAAAGTATAATTTGAAGTGATTTCATAGCTTGGTTTTTTATCACTTAATTCAATTAAAAATTTTAAAATATTATCTGTTTCAGATTTAATTTTTATACTAATAAAATAAGTTATCATAAATGCAATAATTAAAAATATAGTAATAATTCCTATAATATGAAAA
This genomic window contains:
- the rpsI gene encoding 30S ribosomal protein S9, with protein sequence MAKVYATGRRKTAIAKVWLENGNGQLTINGQSLDAWLGGLESIKKRVMQPLEVAKQETSVNVIVKTLGGGYSAQADAVRHGISRALVAYDEQFRTILKPYGLLTRDARSVERKKYGKKKARKSTQFSKR
- the rplM gene encoding 50S ribosomal protein L13, which produces MKFTQMAKANEIERDWVVVDATDKVFGRIITEVATILRGKHKPSYTPHVDCGDYVVIINASKAKFSGTKLETKNYFTHSGYFGSTKTHKMSEMFEKNPEKLYKLATRGMLPKTTLGKTMLKKLKVYAGSEHPHTAQIKG
- a CDS encoding sensor histidine kinase, which gives rise to MNQIEKNLSQNIDSIALVLHNIKDIENTVQQFKEKTSLRITIIDENGKVIVESDKDKDSMENHKNRYEIIHAKYDGFGKIIRYSRSLNKELLYVAKKIKINEETYYIRLADYTDKIQENFIRLSFHIIGIITIFLIIAFMITYFISIKIKSETDNILKFLIELSDKKPSYEITSNYTLEFNKITRFLNKVALKLAKKEKQKAKQTAKLKLANRQKDEIISAISHEFKNPIAIISGYSETLLNDTDLPNSMREKFLNKIRSNGEKMSQIIDKLRLSLKLEEGKQQTLFTTCSIKKICERVVSDLKDKYKDHEVTIEGNDIKIKADETLMEIAIGNLIENALKYSEDNVKVILTQESISIIDKGIGIEEKELNKINKKFYRVSKNGWNNSLGLGLFIVHSILSLHNFKLEIKSEIHKGSEFIIKY